TGGCGATTTAGGAAGCCCTGATCGCGAACATAAAAGACTGGTAGAACTGCAGCAACATTTTTTGCCTCAATCGTTTCCTGAGATTGAAGGAATTGAATGGGCTGCACGTTATCACCCATCCAAATTGGTTGGGGGCGACTACTATGATGTCTTTCCGATGCAAAACTCTTGCTACGGCGTGGTGATGGCAGACATTTCGGGGCATGGATATTCTGCTGCGATTGTTATGTCAATGACCCAGTTCGCCGTCAAAGAGTTTGCGCCTGCTTGCGCTTCTCCTTCAGAGGCGCTGAAGATTATCAATGATAAATTACAGAAACACATGTTGCCTCACCACTTTGTGACGATGTTTTTTGGAATGTTGAATCCTGAGAAGAAGACGTTAACTTATTCGTCTGCCGGGCACATTCCGATGTTGCATTTTCAATCGTCGAGTAACTGCGCGAGAAGTTTAGACATCCAACCCAGTTATCCGTTATGCACGTTCCCCGTAGGCGAATATCCTGAGGCCCGGTGTCAATTAGACAAAGGCGACGGCTGTTTGTTTTTTACGGACGGTGTGTTGGATGCGCCCAATGTGAGCGATGTTTTTTATGGGGAGCATCAGTTGTTGCAAACCTTAGAAGCATTTTCCGGCTCAAGCGCTCAACACGTTGTTGACGCCGTGTACGCTTCGGTAGAAGAGCATCGGGGCAATGCCGACCGGCTTGACGACTTCACGCTTCTTTCCATGCGAATTCAATAACTCCGTTTAATTTCCATATTCCGAAACCCAACGTACGTTCTTGATGCGGTTTTTGAGCAAGCCAATCGCGGCTTCGGCAAAAATCGACTCGCTTACGTCATGACCAATGGTCATGACATTTAATCCTACTTCATTGGCGTTCCATAAGTCGTGATACCCAGCCTCGCCAGTTAGATAGGCGTCGACGTTGAGTGACGCCGCGAGCGGGATGCCGCTGGCGCCGCTGCCTGTCATAATCGCGATGC
This portion of the Candidatus Hinthialibacter antarcticus genome encodes:
- a CDS encoding PP2C family protein-serine/threonine phosphatase; translation: MAKDMPKIGARRFGDLGSPDREHKRLVELQQHFLPQSFPEIEGIEWAARYHPSKLVGGDYYDVFPMQNSCYGVVMADISGHGYSAAIVMSMTQFAVKEFAPACASPSEALKIINDKLQKHMLPHHFVTMFFGMLNPEKKTLTYSSAGHIPMLHFQSSSNCARSLDIQPSYPLCTFPVGEYPEARCQLDKGDGCLFFTDGVLDAPNVSDVFYGEHQLLQTLEAFSGSSAQHVVDAVYASVEEHRGNADRLDDFTLLSMRIQ